The genome window TGCGCGCCGTCGCCGCTGACTTCGAGATGCGAGCAATCCAGTCCGGCTGCGATATAACTTTTAACTAATTCTGGTGTGGGCAACATGATTCTGCCTTTATCTAATATGGTGATGATGGGATGAATAAATAGGGTGTAAGCGGTCGGTTCGTACGATTAATGGCGCAGCTTGTAGCCGCTCTTCAGGAGCGACATGCCGACACCTGCCAGCAGCACCAGGAAAAATGCAACAACCGTCGAGCTTACCAGCGGATTCACATCGGACTGGCCAAAGAAGCCATAACGGAAACCGTCTATCATGTAAAAGAACGGATTCATATGCGATACGGTTTGCCAAAACGGCGGCAAGGAATGCACCGAATAAAATACGCCTGACAGGAAAGTGGCAGGCATGATCAGGAAGTTTTGGAATGCTGCAAGCTGGTCAAACTTCTCCGCCCAGATACCAGCGATCAAACCCATGGTGCCCAGCATCGCGGCGCCCAGTATCGCGAATATCAAAATCCACCACGGCGCCACGAAAGACATATCGGCGAACCATGCAGTCACGATGAACACGCCAGTGCCGACCACCAGGCCACGCACCACGGCTGCCATCACATAGGCGCTAAACAGCTCCCAATGCGACAACGGCGGCAACAAAACGAAAACCAGGTTGCCGGTGATCTTCGACTGGATCAGCGACGACGATGAATTGGCGAAAGCATTTTGCAACACGCTCATCATTACCAGGCCGGGAATCAGGAAGGCAGTATATTTCACGCCCGGATATACCTGCACATGGTCTTCCAGCACATGGCCGAAGATCAGCAAGTACAAGACCGCAGTCAGGATAGGTGCAGCCACGGTTTGCGTCGCGACTTTCCAGAAGCGCAGCATTTCTTTATAAAACAGGGTCTGGAAGCCTATCATTTCTCACCTTCCATAATCTGGATGAAAACATCTTCCAGATCCGCTTGTTGCAATTGCATGTCTTCTATCACCACACCGGCCAGGCGCAGTTTGGCGAGGATGGGCTCAACGTCGCTGTAGTCGTTGACGCGCAGCGTGAATTTATTGCCGAAAACCAGTTCTTCCGGGTGCGAGACCAATTCCTTCAACTCATCCGGCAAGCTGCCGGATGCCAGCTTCACCACCAGTTGCGAACCGGAGATGCGCTTAATCAGCGTCGAAGTCGTATCGAGTGCCACAACCTGACCGCCTTTCAACATCGCTACGCGATTGCATAGCGCCTGCGCTTCTTCCAGGTAGTGCGTGGTCAGGACCACAGTGTGGCCTTCGCGATTCAGGCGCGAAATGAATTTCCATAAAGTCTGGCGTAACTCAACATCGACGCCGGCGGTCGGTTCATCCAGCACGATCACAGGCGGCTTGTGCACCAGCGCCTGCGCGACCAGCACGCGACGCTTCATGCCGCCGGACAGCGCACGCATATTTGCATCGGCCTTGTTGGTCAGGTCGAGGTGATGCATGACTTCATCGATCCAGGCATCGTTATTCTTCAGGCCGTAATAACCGGACTGCATGCGCAAAGTCTCGCGCACGGTAAAGAAGGGATCGAATACCAGTTCCTGCGGTACCACGCCGAGCAGCTTGCGCGCCTGGCGGTA of Janthinobacterium sp. Marseille contains these proteins:
- a CDS encoding ABC transporter permease, coding for MIGFQTLFYKEMLRFWKVATQTVAAPILTAVLYLLIFGHVLEDHVQVYPGVKYTAFLIPGLVMMSVLQNAFANSSSSLIQSKITGNLVFVLLPPLSHWELFSAYVMAAVVRGLVVGTGVFIVTAWFADMSFVAPWWILIFAILGAAMLGTMGLIAGIWAEKFDQLAAFQNFLIMPATFLSGVFYSVHSLPPFWQTVSHMNPFFYMIDGFRYGFFGQSDVNPLVSSTVVAFFLVLLAGVGMSLLKSGYKLRH
- a CDS encoding ABC transporter ATP-binding protein; the protein is MAAIQINNVEKSYRALKALNGVSLSIEEGEFFGLLGPNGAGKTTLISIIAGLNRADSGNVTIHGHDVVSNYRQARKLLGVVPQELVFDPFFTVRETLRMQSGYYGLKNNDAWIDEVMHHLDLTNKADANMRALSGGMKRRVLVAQALVHKPPVIVLDEPTAGVDVELRQTLWKFISRLNREGHTVVLTTHYLEEAQALCNRVAMLKGGQVVALDTTSTLIKRISGSQLVVKLASGSLPDELKELVSHPEELVFGNKFTLRVNDYSDVEPILAKLRLAGVVIEDMQLQQADLEDVFIQIMEGEK